The Mugil cephalus isolate CIBA_MC_2020 chromosome 11, CIBA_Mcephalus_1.1, whole genome shotgun sequence genome includes a window with the following:
- the LOC125015720 gene encoding NF-kappa-B inhibitor delta yields the protein MHFDKSPKEKPCCTLPTVKKLLEQKRRRETSSVPSTCSTASTSPVPPTTATQLSSSEPFTCTGAATSYSDMAVSYEQWAPGPDSALSYYTSHPGPSFAAPYNLPMATEYSTQQQQVPGFAETIPQTYECPMAVGDPAMAPWSLLAPSQSAQLSFGPAMDATKLEEARMLLNRMDYTRAMCQDEDGDTILHIYTAKGLRECAFAAAETLRDLGKLDAKEHKGKTALLVAVTANQPEIVQDLLSLGADINACDVKGQTALHLAAHYGYPAVLQAILSSRPAVNLEARNFEGMTPLHCAAISHSVTMKAMATIGLQDISIQNQAGEKLSCVQMLLNAGASLVSQEVKSNKTVLHLAVKEGNIELVRYLLRIPLPNMKEFVNMKAHGHTALHMAAGLHGNPHQEEVLQLLLSRGADPSIRNLENDQAAHLLQSGLQGDQLKLMLKKRSASSRRRILSLQDQE from the exons ATGCACTTTGATAAAT cgCCAAAAGAGAAGCCGTGTTGCACTCTGCCCACAGTGAAGAAACTCTTGGAGCAGAAGAGAAGACGTGAGACGTCCTCCGTTCCATCCACCTGCTCCACTGCCAGCACAAGTCCTGTTCCCCCAACTACTGCTACA CAATTGTCTTCGTCAGAACCATTTACCTGTACAG GTGCAGCAACCAGCTACTCAGACATGGCAGTGAGCTATGAGCAGTGGGCCCCGGGCCCTGATTCCGCACTCAGTTACTACACCAGCCATCCAGGACCCAGCTTTGCTGCACCGTACAACCTCCCAATGGCAACTGAGTACAgcactcagcagcagcaggtccctGGGTTTGCAGAGACAATTCCTCAGACATAT GAGTGTCCAATGGCAGTGGGAGATCCCGCCATGGCCCCGTGGTCTCTCCTCGCTCCTAGCCAGAGCGCACAGTTGAGTTTCGGTCCAGCGATGGACGCCACTAAGCTGGAGGAGGCCAGGATGCTTCTCAACAGGATGGACTACACCAGGGCCATGTGTCAGGACGAGGACGGAGACAC CATCCTGCACATATACACCGCCAAAGGACTCAGGGAGTGTGCCTTTGCCGCTGCAGAGACGCTGCGGGATTTAGGGAAGCTCGATGCCAAAGAACACAAGGGAAAG ACTGCTTTACTCGTGGCGGTGACAGCAAACCAGCCAGAAATCGTACAAGATCTGCTGTCGTTAGGGGCGGATATCAATGCCTGCGACGTTAAAGGACAGACTGCCCTCCATCTGGCTGCTCACTACGGATACCCTGCTGTTCTGCAG GCAATTCTGTCCAGCAGGCCGGCCGTCAACCTGGAGGCCCGCAATTTTGAAG GTATGACTCCCCTGCACTGTGCAGCCATTTCTCACAGCGTTACTATGAAGGCTATGGCTACCATCGGGCTACAAGATATCAGTATCCAGAACCAGGCTGGGGAGAAGCTCTCCTGTGTGCAGATGCTTCTCAACGCAGGGGCGTCCCTAGTCAGCCAG GAAGTCAAAAGTAACAAGACCGTGCTGCACTTGGCTGTGAAGGAGGGGAACATAGAGCTCGTGCGCTATCTGCTGAGGATTCCCCTGCCAAATATGAAAGAGTTTGTCAACATGAAA GCACACGGTCACACAGCTTTACACATGGCAGCCGGTCTCCATGGTAACCCCCACCAGGAGGAggtcctgcagctgctgctgagcaGAGGAGCTGATCCCAGTATCCGCAATCTGGAGAACGACCAGGCGGCTCACCTGCTGCAGAGTGGCCTGCAGGGAGACCAG CTGAAGCTCATGCTGAAGAAACGGAGTGCTTCCTCCCGTCGACGTATCCTCTCCTTGCAGGATCAGGaatga
- the LOC125015721 gene encoding phospholemman-like — MATTESMFPDQSDFDYDYETLRTTGVILAVIMFVSGILIALTLTHLVPRFQRQRCLLQLYRKRGRDSEVAPGLKLANTQTHTCATHQLFCSYVSHG, encoded by the exons ATGGCCACCACAG AATCAATGTTTCCGGATCAAAGTGACTTCGATTACG ATTATGAGACACTGAGGACCACGGGGGTTATCCTCGCTGTTATTATGTTTGTCTCTGGCATTTTAATAGCTCTAA ctctaACTCATCTGGTACCCAGATTCCAAAGACAGAGG TGCCTCCTCCAGCTGTATAGAAAACGTGGGAGGGATAGCGAAGTCGCCCCAGGACTCAAGCTagcgaacacacaaacacacacatgcgcaacACACCAGCTGTTTTGTAGCTATGTCTCTCATGGCTAA
- the LOC125016673 gene encoding FXYD domain-containing ion transport regulator 6-like isoform X1, which produces MDLVVLMAFSSCLAPALGSAFGREVFASAADEADYDKAFQYDYESLRIGGLVFAVVLFLLGIALIVSRKKCTCSKSDRSRSRGPGVDSV; this is translated from the exons ATGGATCTTGTGGTGTTGATGGCATTCAGCTCTTGTCTGGCCCCTGCACTCG GATCGGCGTTTGGCAGGGAGGTGTTTG cttcagcagcagatGAAG CAGACTACGACAAAGCTTTTCAGTACG attatGAATCCCTGAGAATCGGTGGGCTGGTTTTTGCTGTGGTACTGTTCCTGCTGGGCATTGCCCTCATTGTCA GCCGGAAGAAATGTACCTGTTCAAAGAGCGACAGGTCAAG atCCAGGGGTCCTGGTGTGGACTCag tgtaa
- the LOC125016673 gene encoding FXYD domain-containing ion transport regulator 6-like isoform X2 has product MDLVVLMAFSSCLAPALGSAFGREVFASAADEDYDKAFQYDYESLRIGGLVFAVVLFLLGIALIVSRKKCTCSKSDRSRSRGPGVDSV; this is encoded by the exons ATGGATCTTGTGGTGTTGATGGCATTCAGCTCTTGTCTGGCCCCTGCACTCG GATCGGCGTTTGGCAGGGAGGTGTTTG cttcagcagcagatGAAG ACTACGACAAAGCTTTTCAGTACG attatGAATCCCTGAGAATCGGTGGGCTGGTTTTTGCTGTGGTACTGTTCCTGCTGGGCATTGCCCTCATTGTCA GCCGGAAGAAATGTACCTGTTCAAAGAGCGACAGGTCAAG atCCAGGGGTCCTGGTGTGGACTCag tgtaa
- the LOC125016673 gene encoding FXYD domain-containing ion transport regulator 6-like isoform X4 produces the protein MDLVVLMAFSSCLAPALASAADEDYDKAFQYDYESLRIGGLVFAVVLFLLGIALIVSRKKCTCSKSDRSRSRGPGVDSV, from the exons ATGGATCTTGTGGTGTTGATGGCATTCAGCTCTTGTCTGGCCCCTGCACTCG cttcagcagcagatGAAG ACTACGACAAAGCTTTTCAGTACG attatGAATCCCTGAGAATCGGTGGGCTGGTTTTTGCTGTGGTACTGTTCCTGCTGGGCATTGCCCTCATTGTCA GCCGGAAGAAATGTACCTGTTCAAAGAGCGACAGGTCAAG atCCAGGGGTCCTGGTGTGGACTCag tgtaa
- the LOC125016673 gene encoding FXYD domain-containing ion transport regulator 6-like isoform X3 produces the protein MDLVVLMAFSSCLAPALASAADEADYDKAFQYDYESLRIGGLVFAVVLFLLGIALIVSRKKCTCSKSDRSRSRGPGVDSV, from the exons ATGGATCTTGTGGTGTTGATGGCATTCAGCTCTTGTCTGGCCCCTGCACTCG cttcagcagcagatGAAG CAGACTACGACAAAGCTTTTCAGTACG attatGAATCCCTGAGAATCGGTGGGCTGGTTTTTGCTGTGGTACTGTTCCTGCTGGGCATTGCCCTCATTGTCA GCCGGAAGAAATGTACCTGTTCAAAGAGCGACAGGTCAAG atCCAGGGGTCCTGGTGTGGACTCag tgtaa